The following are from one region of the Eubacterium sp. MSJ-33 genome:
- a CDS encoding peptidoglycan D,D-transpeptidase FtsI family protein, translating to MQLIFTSSHRKRLLVVEIAFFTLLTIITVKLVCIMTVQAEDYGYRARAVQERERSIKAKRGNIYDRNGVILAGNQAVCSISVIYNQIEDPETVIQILSEKLDLPEEDVRKRVEKRSVREKIKSNVDKELADEIREMNLAGVMIDEDYKRYYPYSTLASHVLGFTGSDNQGIVGLEVSYDDLLMGEAGSINTVTNARGIEVENMAERRVEGTAGENLVTSIDINIQQYITQKAMEVLEKKQAKRVCIIVMNPQNGEIYALADVPEYNLNEPFTLNYETDEEVTQDMRNQMWRNYCISDTYEPGSTFKIVTATTAFEKGVLQVDDQFYCPGYHIVEDRRIKCHKVAGHGAETFRDGIMNSCNPVFMQVGERIGVEGFYQGLQALGLFEKTGVDLPGEANSIFHKKENVGPVELATMSFGQTFQITPLQLMRAASAVVNGGNLVTPHFGVYTTDENNNITEVLKYETKTGAVSETTSETMKDLLEAVVAEGTGHRAYIAGYSIGGKTATSEKFPRSEKRYISSFLGFSPADDPQVMTLILIDEPQGIYYGGTIAAPVVGEIYDNILPYLGIYKDENAEEETTQTFSIDDAVF from the coding sequence ATGCAGCTTATTTTTACGAGTTCCCATCGCAAACGATTATTGGTCGTAGAGATTGCATTTTTCACATTATTGACTATAATAACGGTGAAGCTTGTCTGCATTATGACAGTGCAGGCGGAGGATTATGGATATCGGGCGCGGGCGGTGCAGGAGCGCGAGCGAAGCATCAAGGCAAAACGCGGGAATATCTATGATCGAAATGGTGTAATACTTGCCGGGAATCAAGCGGTATGTTCCATATCGGTAATTTATAATCAGATCGAAGATCCTGAAACGGTAATACAGATCTTAAGTGAAAAGCTGGATCTGCCGGAAGAAGATGTTCGAAAACGTGTGGAAAAACGATCCGTGCGTGAAAAAATCAAAAGCAATGTGGACAAGGAACTGGCGGATGAAATCCGGGAGATGAATCTGGCAGGGGTGATGATCGATGAGGATTACAAACGGTATTATCCATATAGTACACTGGCTTCTCATGTGTTGGGATTTACCGGAAGCGACAATCAGGGGATTGTCGGGTTGGAAGTATCCTATGATGATCTGCTGATGGGCGAAGCGGGCAGTATCAATACTGTAACGAATGCCCGGGGCATTGAAGTAGAAAATATGGCGGAGAGAAGAGTGGAAGGCACAGCCGGAGAAAATCTTGTCACGTCCATAGATATAAATATCCAGCAATATATTACGCAGAAAGCGATGGAAGTGCTGGAGAAAAAACAGGCAAAACGCGTGTGTATTATTGTGATGAATCCGCAAAACGGAGAGATCTATGCACTCGCAGATGTGCCGGAATATAACTTGAATGAGCCGTTTACATTGAATTATGAAACGGACGAAGAGGTAACGCAGGATATGCGGAACCAGATGTGGAGAAACTATTGTATCAGCGATACGTATGAACCGGGTTCAACTTTTAAGATCGTGACTGCAACAACTGCTTTTGAGAAGGGAGTACTGCAGGTCGATGACCAGTTTTACTGCCCGGGCTATCATATCGTGGAGGATCGAAGAATCAAGTGTCACAAAGTAGCCGGACATGGTGCAGAAACCTTCCGGGATGGAATCATGAATTCCTGCAATCCGGTCTTTATGCAGGTAGGAGAACGTATCGGTGTTGAGGGTTTCTATCAGGGATTACAGGCGCTTGGATTGTTTGAAAAGACCGGAGTGGATCTGCCGGGTGAAGCAAATTCTATCTTTCATAAGAAGGAAAATGTTGGCCCGGTCGAGCTTGCAACGATGTCATTTGGTCAAACGTTTCAGATTACACCATTGCAGTTGATGCGGGCAGCATCCGCGGTTGTAAATGGAGGAAATCTTGTCACACCTCATTTTGGTGTGTATACGACAGATGAAAATAATAACATAACCGAGGTCTTGAAATATGAGACGAAAACAGGGGCAGTCAGTGAGACAACAAGTGAAACAATGAAAGATCTGCTTGAAGCAGTTGTTGCGGAAGGCACCGGACACCGTGCATATATCGCCGGATACTCGATTGGTGGCAAGACAGCAACCAGTGAGAAATTTCCGAGAAGTGAGAAGCGATATATATCTTCCTTCCTTGGCTTTTCACCTGCTGACGATCCTCAGGTTATGACTTTGATATTGATTGACGAACCGCAGGGTATCTACTATGGTGGAACGATTGCGGCACCGGTCGTAGGTGAGATATACGACAACATTCTGCCATATCTCGGCATTTACAAGGACGAGAACGCAGAGGAGGAGACAACGCAGACATTCAGCATCGACGATGCTGTGTTTTAA
- the mraY gene encoding phospho-N-acetylmuramoyl-pentapeptide-transferase: MKYDIIVPALIAFGVSVILSPIIIPFLKKLKFGQFVRDDGPESHLKKSGTPTMGGLIILFSIVITSLFYIKDHKEIVPILFATLGFGLVGFLDDFIKVVMKRSLGLRAWQKMLGQFLVTGVFAYYIHAYTDLGTTMIIPFTHKVVDLGWVYYPLMFFVMLGTANGANFTDGLDGLASSVTVLIATFFAIAAIAAGSGVTPIACAVVGSLLGFLVYNVYPARVFMGDTGSLALGGFVASTAYMLQMPLIILIVAFIYLAEVLSVIIQVVSFKTTGKRVFKMAPIHHHFELCGWPETKVVAIFSIVTTILCLIGILAI, translated from the coding sequence ATGAAGTACGACATAATTGTTCCAGCATTGATAGCATTTGGTGTGAGTGTGATCTTAAGTCCGATCATTATTCCATTCTTGAAGAAATTAAAATTCGGACAGTTTGTGCGTGACGATGGACCGGAATCGCATCTGAAAAAGTCGGGAACTCCGACTATGGGTGGTTTGATCATCCTGTTCAGTATCGTGATCACGTCGCTCTTTTACATCAAGGATCATAAGGAGATTGTGCCGATTCTTTTTGCAACCCTGGGATTCGGATTGGTTGGTTTTCTGGATGATTTTATCAAAGTTGTTATGAAGCGGTCGCTTGGACTTCGTGCATGGCAGAAGATGCTGGGACAGTTTCTCGTAACTGGAGTTTTTGCTTATTATATTCATGCATATACCGATCTTGGCACAACGATGATTATTCCGTTTACACATAAGGTCGTTGATCTTGGATGGGTTTACTATCCATTGATGTTCTTTGTTATGCTTGGTACAGCGAACGGAGCGAACTTCACAGATGGTCTGGATGGTCTGGCATCATCTGTTACCGTATTGATCGCAACCTTTTTTGCAATTGCAGCTATCGCAGCAGGCTCTGGTGTAACACCGATTGCCTGTGCAGTTGTTGGTAGTCTGCTTGGATTTTTGGTATACAATGTCTACCCGGCGCGTGTGTTCATGGGAGATACCGGATCACTTGCGTTAGGCGGATTTGTCGCGTCGACAGCATATATGCTGCAGATGCCGCTCATTATATTGATTGTTGCGTTTATTTATCTGGCAGAAGTGCTTTCTGTTATCATTCAGGTTGTAAGCTTCAAGACAACCGGAAAGCGTGTATTTAAGATGGCACCGATCCATCATCATTTTGAACTTTGCGGATGGCCGGAGACAAAGGTTGTAGCAATCTTCTCGATTGTGACAACGATTTTATGTCTGATCGGTATTCTGGCAATTTAG
- the murD gene encoding UDP-N-acetylmuramoyl-L-alanine--D-glutamate ligase: MFDKKVLVAGAGKSGICASEQLLRNGEQVVLFDENPKGTLTETVILEKLGFDKKPEALTIWLGALTDELLADISCMVISPGIPVDAPFALKVKEAGIPVWSEIELAYTYEKGTVAAITGTNGKTTTTTLVGEIMKAYNEKTFVVGNIGIPYTSLSDKSSADSVTVAEISSFQLETIHTFRPHVSAILNITPDHLNRHYTFENYANCKLDITKNQTKEDYAVMNYDDPETVKRIDKVPATVILFSHKKELESGVIVKDGAVVIREDGKEIYVMPLSEFRLLGDHNVENLLAAVAISYYMGADITTIRKTCGAFKGVAHRIEYVRTVNDVNYYNDSKGTNPDAAIKAIQSMVRPTYLIGGGYDKKSTYDEWIESFDGKVKCLLLIGQTAQDIADCARKHGFESIVMMDDLKQVVEYCHAHAEPGDAVLLSPACASWGMFDNYEQRGDMFKEYVNALS; this comes from the coding sequence ATGTTCGATAAGAAAGTATTAGTTGCAGGAGCAGGAAAAAGTGGAATCTGTGCAAGTGAGCAGCTTCTTCGAAATGGAGAGCAGGTTGTACTGTTTGATGAGAACCCGAAGGGAACACTCACAGAAACAGTAATCCTTGAAAAACTTGGGTTTGATAAGAAACCGGAGGCTTTGACAATCTGGCTTGGCGCATTGACTGACGAATTGCTTGCAGATATTTCCTGTATGGTTATAAGTCCGGGCATCCCGGTTGATGCACCATTTGCACTCAAAGTAAAAGAGGCAGGAATTCCGGTATGGAGTGAGATCGAGCTTGCATATACTTACGAGAAGGGTACAGTGGCAGCTATTACAGGTACAAACGGAAAGACAACAACGACAACACTCGTTGGCGAGATCATGAAAGCTTATAACGAGAAAACATTTGTCGTAGGAAATATCGGAATCCCATACACAAGTCTGTCTGACAAAAGCAGTGCGGATTCGGTTACGGTCGCCGAGATCAGCAGCTTCCAGTTAGAGACGATTCATACATTCCGCCCACATGTGAGCGCAATACTGAATATTACACCGGATCATTTGAACCGGCATTATACATTTGAAAATTATGCAAACTGTAAGCTCGATATCACGAAGAACCAGACAAAAGAGGATTACGCTGTGATGAATTACGATGATCCTGAGACGGTGAAGCGTATCGACAAAGTTCCGGCAACGGTAATCTTGTTCAGCCATAAAAAGGAATTAGAGTCCGGCGTGATTGTCAAGGACGGTGCAGTTGTAATCCGGGAAGATGGCAAGGAGATCTATGTGATGCCGCTTTCCGAGTTCCGGCTTCTGGGTGATCACAATGTGGAAAATCTTCTTGCGGCAGTTGCTATTTCCTATTATATGGGTGCGGATATCACAACAATCCGTAAGACCTGTGGTGCATTTAAGGGTGTAGCACATCGAATCGAATATGTGCGTACGGTAAATGATGTAAATTATTACAATGATTCAAAGGGAACAAATCCGGATGCGGCAATCAAGGCAATCCAGTCGATGGTTCGTCCGACTTATCTGATCGGTGGTGGTTATGATAAGAAGTCCACTTATGACGAGTGGATTGAAAGTTTTGACGGTAAAGTGAAATGTCTGCTTCTGATCGGACAGACGGCACAGGATATTGCGGACTGTGCAAGAAAGCATGGATTTGAGAGTATTGTCATGATGGATGATTTGAAACAGGTTGTGGAATATTGTCATGCACATGCTGAACCGGGGGATGCGGTACTTCTTTCACCGGCATGCGCAAGCTGGGGGATGTTTGATAATTACGAACAGCGCGGAGATATGTTCAAGGAATATGTAAATGCGCTTTCATAA